The Opitutaceae bacterium genome has a window encoding:
- a CDS encoding host attachment protein gives MKPDPLAALVHRLVEIEPDESPLISCFLDLQRKHSEWMSDLDYPSSLFAKRLTGQRRTDFEDALGEIRSYLEKSLDPHSKSVALYARWGENPFFTATEFQVPLKPLFVADTLPHIYPLIELKDSYHRFVIVITTEEEARILETTIGAVTEQILAKRPELRQRVGREWTREHYRNHKREREQQFIHEKIRILEDLMNRKGHNHLIVAGSPKMVGRLAEALPTRLRKKLITSMAANPSSGIGPILLESIHQFTLAESGESHDRVDMLEASVMKGGLAVSGLEASLDAMRDGYADMLIIDQDFEDAETREELIRLALKTNTQIETVSGSEPLKRLAGVGCLLRYRPGELVSGR, from the coding sequence ATGAAGCCTGATCCACTCGCCGCCCTGGTCCATCGTCTCGTCGAAATCGAACCCGACGAAAGCCCGCTCATCAGTTGCTTCCTCGATCTTCAGCGGAAGCACTCGGAATGGATGTCCGATCTGGACTACCCGTCCTCGCTTTTCGCCAAGCGTCTGACCGGCCAGCGCCGGACCGACTTTGAGGACGCCCTGGGCGAGATACGGTCCTACCTGGAAAAATCGCTCGACCCCCACTCCAAGAGTGTGGCCCTTTACGCCAGATGGGGTGAAAACCCCTTCTTCACCGCCACTGAGTTTCAGGTCCCGCTGAAACCGCTCTTCGTGGCGGATACTCTGCCCCACATCTATCCTTTGATCGAACTGAAGGATTCCTATCACCGCTTCGTCATTGTCATCACCACCGAAGAAGAGGCCCGTATCCTCGAGACGACGATTGGAGCGGTGACCGAGCAGATTCTCGCGAAACGCCCCGAACTTCGCCAGAGGGTCGGCCGGGAATGGACCCGCGAGCACTACCGCAATCACAAACGGGAACGGGAACAGCAGTTCATTCACGAAAAGATCCGCATTCTCGAGGACCTGATGAATCGAAAAGGGCACAATCATCTCATCGTGGCGGGCAGCCCGAAGATGGTCGGGCGTCTGGCCGAGGCTCTGCCCACCCGTCTGAGGAAGAAACTGATCACCTCCATGGCCGCCAATCCCAGCAGCGGAATCGGTCCCATTCTCCTGGAGTCCATTCATCAGTTCACCCTGGCCGAGTCCGGGGAAAGTCACGACCGGGTCGATATGCTGGAGGCCTCCGTCATGAAAGGAGGGCTTGCCGTGTCCGGACTCGAGGCCAGCCTCGACGCGATGAGAGACGGGTATGCCGACATGCTGATCATCGATCAGGATTTCGAGGATGCAGAAACCCGCGAAGAGCTGATCCGCCTGGCCCTGAAAACGAACACTCAGATCGAAACGGTGTCCGGCAGCGAACCACTCAAACGTCTGGCCGGGGTCGGCTGCCTCCTGCGCTATCGGCCGGGCGAGCTGGTTTCGGGCAGGTAG